One segment of Anatilimnocola aggregata DNA contains the following:
- a CDS encoding porin family protein, which produces MFSCEPSSKCAITLVVLGCCALLATTSFSQTPARQAVGRGPINPLRALPTSAGVLQAQATEPLPSPLRGPPTGNNPFADSATEPRLAPTQIGPMQPVPAPGERLLLEQNSAQGWPADAPAYDQLEHHGGGHGSHGHPPRDAWFAHDDPNDIARHTGWGEPLVGTSWRNRPWYWGIFMGGILNDGIVGGHVEQDNAPFLGLRLGNDFDHFWGWEGRYAFARTELFNGVGAPIAEEGRNYYVDVALLHYPWGDSRWRPYFLAGLGFANFRFENDLGQRIDDTALTIPLGIGLKHYYSPWFSLRFDAVDNFAIGTSRLDTMHNFSLMVGVEFRFGGNRPNYFPWHGNTTFW; this is translated from the coding sequence ATGTTCTCTTGTGAACCTAGCTCGAAATGCGCGATCACCCTCGTGGTGCTGGGCTGCTGTGCGCTGCTGGCGACTACTTCATTTTCTCAAACACCGGCTCGCCAGGCCGTGGGACGAGGTCCGATCAATCCGCTTCGCGCATTGCCAACTTCAGCCGGCGTGCTACAAGCTCAAGCCACCGAGCCGCTACCCTCGCCGCTGCGCGGCCCGCCAACCGGCAATAATCCCTTCGCGGATTCCGCAACCGAGCCGCGCCTCGCGCCCACACAGATCGGGCCAATGCAGCCCGTTCCCGCGCCGGGCGAACGCCTGCTCTTGGAACAAAACTCCGCCCAGGGTTGGCCAGCTGATGCGCCCGCCTACGATCAGCTCGAACATCACGGCGGTGGACATGGCAGTCATGGTCATCCGCCGCGCGACGCCTGGTTCGCCCACGACGATCCGAACGACATCGCTCGGCACACAGGCTGGGGCGAACCGCTGGTCGGCACTAGCTGGCGAAATCGCCCTTGGTACTGGGGCATATTTATGGGGGGCATCCTTAACGACGGCATCGTCGGGGGACACGTCGAACAGGACAATGCGCCGTTTCTCGGGTTGCGGCTAGGCAACGACTTCGATCATTTTTGGGGCTGGGAAGGTCGTTATGCCTTTGCCCGCACGGAACTGTTCAATGGAGTCGGTGCTCCCATTGCCGAAGAAGGACGCAACTATTACGTCGATGTCGCGCTGCTCCATTATCCCTGGGGCGATTCGCGTTGGCGACCCTATTTTCTCGCGGGCTTAGGTTTTGCTAATTTCCGCTTCGAGAATGACTTGGGACAGAGGATTGACGATACAGCGCTGACGATTCCGCTGGGAATCGGCCTGAAGCACTATTATTCGCCGTGGTTCTCGCTGCGCTTCGATGCTGTCGACAACTTTGCGATTGGCACGTCGCGACTGGATACCATGCACAATTTTTCGCTGATGGTCGGCGTCGAGTTCCGCTTTGGCGGCAATCGACCCAACTACTTTCCGTGGCATGGAAACACTACGTTCTGGTAG
- a CDS encoding tRNA (cytidine(34)-2'-O)-methyltransferase, with product MNTAPLLHIVLYQPEIPPNTGNIGRSCVATGCRLWLVEPLGFDISEKAVRRAGLDYWSLLDLRVVPDWQTLATELHEPFSAGRTWLFTKTAKQSYLQPRYQAGDVLIFGCETRGLPAEIMEQFPNQLVRIPMRPQVRSLNLSVTAGIAMYEAVRQLGCGDEYFEQ from the coding sequence GTGAACACTGCTCCCCTGCTGCATATTGTTTTGTATCAACCGGAAATCCCGCCCAACACAGGCAACATCGGCCGCAGCTGCGTCGCCACCGGTTGCCGCTTGTGGCTGGTCGAGCCACTCGGTTTCGATATCAGCGAGAAAGCGGTCCGCCGGGCGGGGCTCGATTATTGGTCGCTGCTCGATCTGCGCGTGGTCCCTGATTGGCAAACGCTGGCAACCGAATTGCACGAGCCGTTCAGCGCCGGTCGCACGTGGCTCTTCACCAAAACGGCCAAGCAAAGTTATTTACAGCCGCGCTATCAGGCCGGCGATGTGCTGATCTTTGGCTGTGAAACGCGTGGCCTACCGGCAGAGATCATGGAGCAGTTTCCCAATCAGCTGGTGCGTATTCCCATGCGGCCGCAGGTTCGTAGCTTGAATTTATCGGTGACCGCTGGCATCGCTATGTACGAAGCTGTTCGGCAGCTGGGCTGTGGTGATGAATACTTCGAGCAGTAG